In Synechocystis sp. PCC 6714, the following are encoded in one genomic region:
- a CDS encoding LL-diaminopimelate aminotransferase: protein MASINDNYLKLKAGYLFPEIARRVNAFTTANPNAQVIKLGIGDVTEPLPLACRQAMAKAIDDMGDRQTFKGYGPEQGYAWLRETIAQHDFQARGCEISAEEIFISDGSKCDTGNILDIFGKDNVIAVTDPVYPVYVDTNVMAGHTGDANEKGEYGGLVYLPISAENDFVAAIPSQKVDLIYLCFPNNPTGATATKEYLKQWVDYAKAHSSIIFFDAAYEAFITDPTLPHSIYEIEGARDCAIEFRSFSKNAGFTGTRCALTVVPKTLTAKAADGSDVELWKLWNRRQSTKFNGVSYIIQRGAEAVYSPEGQAQVKELISFYLENARIIREKLAAAGLQVYGGINAPYVWVKTPHGLSSWDFFDKLLHTVNVVGTPGSGFGAAGEGYFRISAFNSRANVEEAMERITSTLKLG, encoded by the coding sequence ATGGCCAGTATCAACGACAATTATCTCAAACTGAAAGCCGGTTATCTTTTTCCTGAAATTGCTCGACGGGTAAATGCTTTCACTACCGCCAATCCTAACGCCCAGGTAATCAAACTTGGTATTGGGGATGTGACGGAGCCCCTACCCCTTGCCTGTCGCCAGGCCATGGCCAAAGCCATTGACGACATGGGCGATCGCCAAACCTTCAAAGGATACGGCCCGGAACAGGGTTACGCTTGGTTGCGGGAAACAATTGCCCAGCACGATTTCCAAGCAAGGGGCTGTGAGATTAGCGCCGAAGAAATTTTTATTTCCGACGGTTCCAAATGTGACACCGGCAATATCCTCGACATTTTCGGCAAAGACAACGTCATTGCTGTCACCGACCCTGTTTATCCCGTTTATGTGGACACCAATGTGATGGCAGGCCACACCGGCGATGCCAATGAAAAAGGGGAATACGGTGGTTTAGTCTATCTCCCCATTTCGGCCGAAAATGACTTTGTCGCGGCCATACCGAGCCAAAAAGTAGATTTAATTTATCTCTGTTTTCCCAACAACCCCACCGGAGCCACTGCCACTAAAGAGTATTTAAAACAATGGGTGGACTACGCCAAAGCCCACAGTTCCATCATCTTTTTTGATGCGGCCTACGAAGCATTTATCACCGATCCCACTCTGCCCCACTCCATTTACGAAATTGAGGGAGCGAGGGACTGTGCCATTGAGTTTCGCTCTTTTTCCAAAAATGCTGGTTTCACCGGTACCCGTTGTGCGTTAACCGTTGTGCCCAAAACCTTAACCGCCAAAGCGGCCGACGGCAGCGACGTGGAGCTGTGGAAACTCTGGAATCGACGTCAATCCACCAAGTTTAATGGCGTTTCCTACATCATCCAACGGGGGGCAGAAGCCGTCTATTCCCCCGAAGGTCAAGCCCAGGTCAAAGAGTTAATTAGTTTTTATTTAGAAAATGCTCGCATCATTCGGGAGAAATTAGCTGCCGCTGGTTTGCAGGTTTATGGTGGCATTAACGCTCCCTATGTTTGGGTAAAAACCCCCCATGGCCTGAGCAGTTGGGACTTTTTCGATAAGTTGTTGCACACAGTCAACGTAGTGGGCACCCCTGGCTCTGGCTTTGGAGCGGCGGGGGAAGGCTATTTCCGCATTTCCGCTTTCAACAGTCGGGCCAATGTGGAGGAGGCCATGGAACGAATTACTTCCACCCTCAAATTGGGTTAG
- a CDS encoding DUF2974 domain-containing protein yields the protein MGIFNRRRLLLGGVALGGAFTIGREERHRQEITALQTLAKAQAANTDKTSLLSAAFEADAEKIYRGEEIINSVRLTSPILPYDRQISRLLIRCSKIATQQYLTGKTIPSYDGNIRQLPAYSSDLDEYRQIASFRGKEAKVSESVAVQIPLDNTGDPLDRTWDQAEDSLGETIRQVVKVTKEIPVYLGFVLSSPRHNLIVFRGTQTTMEWVNNLRAQQIPFTDRQSGQYFGKIHQGFIENYLRIVSPIPREIARQLDPSVPCYVTGHSLGASLAVLAALDLAVNLPKLRPQIQLYSYACPRVGDVTFAQLHSRQVPNSYRIVNLADVIPLLPPTTGLGTYVHVGQSWSFLSQGQDILPNHVVDTYQGAVDREVETDQPRNYPIAAV from the coding sequence ATGGGCATCTTTAACCGCCGAAGACTATTGCTGGGGGGAGTCGCCCTGGGGGGAGCATTCACCATAGGCCGAGAGGAACGCCATCGCCAGGAAATCACAGCATTACAGACATTAGCGAAAGCCCAAGCAGCCAACACTGACAAAACGAGTTTGTTGAGTGCCGCCTTTGAAGCCGATGCGGAAAAAATTTACCGGGGCGAGGAAATTATCAACAGTGTTAGGCTTACCTCCCCTATCCTGCCCTACGATCGCCAAATTTCCCGACTCCTAATCCGTTGCAGTAAAATTGCCACCCAGCAGTACCTAACAGGGAAAACCATCCCTAGCTACGACGGTAATATTCGACAGTTACCAGCCTATAGCTCCGACCTGGACGAGTATCGACAGATTGCCTCTTTTCGGGGCAAGGAAGCCAAAGTGTCAGAATCCGTTGCCGTCCAAATTCCCCTGGATAACACCGGTGACCCCCTCGACCGAACCTGGGACCAAGCGGAGGATTCCCTGGGGGAAACCATTCGTCAGGTGGTCAAAGTAACCAAAGAAATCCCTGTTTACCTCGGTTTTGTCCTCAGTTCCCCCCGCCATAACTTAATTGTTTTTCGGGGTACCCAAACCACCATGGAATGGGTTAACAATCTGCGGGCCCAACAAATTCCCTTCACCGATCGCCAATCCGGGCAATACTTCGGCAAAATTCACCAGGGCTTTATCGAAAATTATCTGCGTATTGTCAGTCCCATTCCTAGGGAAATCGCCCGGCAGTTAGACCCATCTGTGCCCTGTTACGTCACTGGCCATAGTTTGGGAGCTTCCCTCGCAGTGTTGGCGGCCCTGGATCTAGCCGTTAACCTGCCTAAACTACGGCCGCAGATTCAACTCTATAGCTATGCCTGCCCCAGGGTTGGGGATGTCACCTTTGCCCAGCTCCATTCCCGCCAAGTTCCCAACAGTTATCGCATTGTCAATTTAGCAGACGTGATTCCCCTCCTGCCCCCCACCACGGGACTGGGCACCTATGTCCATGTGGGCCAGAGTTGGAGTTTTCTCAGCCAGGGTCAGGACATTTTACCCAACCATGTGGTGGACACCTACCAAGGAGCAGTGGACAGGGAAGTGGAAACGGATCAACCTAGGAATTACCCCATCGCCGCTGTTTGA
- a CDS encoding protochlorophyllide reductase gives MEQPMKPTVIITGASSGVGLYGAKALIDKGWHVIMACRNLDKTQKIADELGFPKEDYTIIKLDLGYLDSVRRFVTQFRALGRPLKALVCNAAVYFPLLDEPLWSADDYELSVATNHLGHFLLCNLLLEDLKACPDADKRLIILGTVTANSKELGGKIPIPAPPDLGNFEGFEAGFKKPIAMINNKKFKSGKAYKDSKLCNMLTTRELHRRFHQETGIIFNSLYPGCVADTPLFRNHYSLFRTIFPWFQKNVTKGYVSQELAGERVAMVVADDKFQESGVHWSWGNRQQAGREAFVQELSEQGSDAQKAQRMWDLSEKLVGLA, from the coding sequence ATGGAACAGCCGATGAAACCAACGGTGATCATCACCGGAGCCTCCTCCGGGGTGGGATTATACGGAGCTAAAGCTTTAATCGACAAAGGTTGGCATGTGATTATGGCCTGCCGCAATTTGGACAAAACCCAAAAAATAGCCGATGAATTGGGTTTTCCCAAGGAAGATTACACCATTATCAAACTGGATTTGGGTTATCTAGACAGTGTGCGCCGCTTTGTCACCCAGTTCCGGGCATTGGGTCGTCCCCTCAAAGCCTTGGTTTGTAATGCGGCGGTTTACTTCCCTTTACTGGATGAACCCCTCTGGTCAGCGGATGACTATGAACTTTCTGTGGCCACTAACCACCTGGGGCATTTTTTGCTCTGCAATCTATTGCTGGAAGATTTAAAAGCCTGTCCCGATGCAGATAAACGTTTGATTATTTTGGGCACCGTCACTGCCAACAGCAAAGAACTGGGGGGAAAAATTCCCATTCCTGCCCCGCCGGATTTGGGCAACTTTGAAGGGTTTGAAGCGGGCTTTAAAAAACCCATTGCCATGATTAATAACAAAAAATTCAAATCCGGTAAGGCATATAAGGACAGTAAGCTCTGCAATATGCTTACTACTCGGGAATTACACCGTCGCTTCCATCAAGAAACGGGCATTATTTTTAATTCCCTCTATCCCGGCTGCGTGGCCGATACTCCCCTGTTCCGCAACCACTATTCCCTGTTCCGAACCATTTTTCCCTGGTTCCAAAAAAACGTTACCAAAGGCTATGTTAGCCAGGAGCTAGCGGGAGAACGGGTAGCCATGGTAGTGGCCGATGACAAATTTCAAGAGTCCGGTGTGCATTGGAGCTGGGGCAACCGTCAACAAGCGGGGCGGGAAGCTTTTGTACAGGAACTTTCCGAACAGGGTAGCGATGCCCAAAAAGCCCAGCGCATGTGGGATTTAAGCGAAAAGTTAGTGGGCCTGGCTTAG
- a CDS encoding TolB family protein: MNRAKIRGSLRQTPWLWLAIVLIPLVLSSCNNVRRSPLDQSLNSRFNDEQPSLSGDGRWLALVSNRNGAREILVYDLRNNQLISLPGLNQANTIAESPSLSRTGRYLVYLSSIQGRPDIALYDRLTKKTELLTLNYRQWVRNPKISPDGRYIVFETAKRGQWDIEILDRGPQIELDITEGAPVENPPTAP, translated from the coding sequence GTGAACAGGGCGAAAATTCGGGGTAGTTTAAGGCAGACTCCATGGTTATGGCTGGCAATCGTACTAATACCCCTAGTACTCAGTAGTTGCAATAATGTCAGGCGATCGCCATTGGATCAGAGTTTAAATAGCCGCTTTAACGACGAACAGCCCAGCTTGAGCGGGGACGGTCGTTGGTTGGCCCTAGTTTCGAACCGTAATGGCGCCAGGGAAATACTGGTTTATGACCTACGCAATAACCAATTGATTAGTCTACCAGGACTGAACCAAGCCAACACCATTGCTGAAAGTCCGAGTCTGAGCCGCACTGGCCGTTATCTGGTTTATCTATCGAGTATTCAAGGGCGGCCCGACATCGCCCTCTACGATCGCCTGACCAAAAAAACAGAACTTTTGACCCTCAATTATCGCCAATGGGTACGCAATCCCAAGATTAGCCCCGACGGCCGCTACATCGTTTTTGAAACCGCCAAAAGAGGGCAATGGGACATTGAAATCCTCGACCGGGGCCCCCAAATTGAATTAGATATTACCGAGGGTGCTCCGGTGGAAAATCCCCCCACAGCCCCATGA
- a CDS encoding Ycf66 family protein, whose product MVNFGLNSASILGIFLAVAGAGLYFLRSVRPEVSRDYDIFFSAVGLLCGLILLFQGWRLDPILQFGQLLLSGSTVFFATETIRLRGITTEQARRSAPYADDRRVSKTRVYTEAELDQLEPEDEPLARNDRRLRGYDDDARSGRPDGYGEADARPKPRSSGRSAPPSNPRPTRPRPPSGRSAPQRPTPGYSDSYGYRDDYSGWDSSGNDVWDDPTPNRRPPTRRPRPEAGNEPGSSRRPNNRRPRPSNGPIDDSFGDRPERNAPRNARPYEDEPPAAYVDYQPIDEADLAPRPTTPEDSTDRDREQNRSVNPRNQSPSRPPVDGEERFTGADDQERFDY is encoded by the coding sequence ATGGTAAATTTCGGGCTCAATTCAGCTAGCATCCTTGGTATTTTTCTCGCAGTGGCCGGGGCGGGGCTCTATTTTCTGCGCTCCGTACGGCCGGAGGTGTCTCGGGATTACGACATCTTTTTTTCTGCTGTGGGCCTACTGTGCGGGCTAATTCTACTGTTCCAAGGTTGGCGGCTTGATCCGATTTTACAGTTTGGGCAATTACTACTCAGTGGCTCCACCGTATTTTTTGCCACTGAAACCATTCGTTTGCGGGGCATCACCACCGAGCAGGCCCGGCGCAGTGCTCCCTACGCCGACGATCGCCGGGTGAGTAAAACCAGAGTTTATACCGAAGCGGAATTGGACCAACTGGAACCGGAAGATGAGCCATTGGCCCGCAATGACCGTCGCTTAAGGGGTTATGACGATGATGCCCGTAGTGGCCGCCCCGATGGCTACGGGGAAGCGGATGCCCGGCCCAAGCCCCGTTCTTCTGGCCGCAGTGCCCCTCCATCTAACCCCAGACCAACTCGACCCCGTCCCCCCAGTGGCCGCAGTGCCCCCCAACGGCCCACCCCTGGTTACAGTGATAGCTACGGCTATAGGGATGACTATTCCGGTTGGGACAGCAGTGGCAATGATGTTTGGGATGATCCCACCCCTAACCGTCGGCCTCCTACCCGTCGTCCCCGTCCTGAAGCTGGCAATGAGCCCGGTTCTTCCCGTCGTCCCAACAACCGCCGACCCCGACCCAGTAACGGCCCGATCGATGATTCCTTTGGAGATCGCCCAGAAAGGAACGCCCCCCGCAATGCCCGCCCCTACGAAGATGAGCCCCCTGCGGCCTATGTGGACTACCAACCCATTGACGAAGCAGACTTAGCCCCTCGCCCCACCACTCCCGAGGACTCTACAGATAGGGACCGGGAACAGAACCGGAGTGTTAACCCCCGCAATCAAAGCCCTAGCCGTCCCCCCGTCGATGGGGAAGAGCGCTTCACCGGAGCCGATGACCAAGAACGGTTTGATTATTAG
- the cobW gene encoding cobalamin biosynthesis protein CobW, producing the protein MHKIPVTVVTGFLGSGKTTLVRNLLQNNQGRRIAVLVNEFGEVGIDGDILRSCRVCDEKGNEIAPGTNGAPQIVELANGCLCCTVQEEFLPTMQALLERREEIDCIVVETSGLALPKPLIQAFRWPEIRTAATVDGVITVVDGDALARGAIVGDLDALEAQRRADESLDHETPIEELFEDQLACADMVLLTKTDLLAMEDQQRLENWLGSQLPAGVKVVPCHQGEISPDILLGFNAAVEENLDSRPSHHDHEEDHDHDEDINAVYVALNREFEPAQLAQGLTKLVASNEIYRIKGFVAVPQKAMRLVFQGVGQRFDYFYDRLWTGEELRQTRLVVIGQGLDPEQIKTAIASI; encoded by the coding sequence ATGCATAAAATACCCGTTACCGTAGTCACCGGCTTCCTCGGCTCTGGCAAAACTACCTTGGTTAGGAACCTATTGCAAAATAACCAGGGACGGCGTATTGCGGTACTGGTCAATGAATTTGGGGAAGTGGGCATTGATGGGGATATTCTCCGCAGTTGCCGGGTATGCGATGAAAAAGGAAACGAGATTGCCCCTGGCACCAATGGTGCTCCCCAAATTGTTGAATTGGCCAACGGTTGTCTCTGTTGCACTGTGCAGGAGGAATTTTTGCCTACGATGCAGGCTTTGCTGGAACGGCGCGAAGAAATTGACTGCATTGTCGTGGAAACTTCGGGCTTAGCTCTACCCAAACCCTTGATCCAAGCTTTTCGTTGGCCGGAAATTCGTACCGCAGCCACCGTGGATGGGGTTATTACCGTAGTAGATGGGGATGCGTTGGCCAGGGGGGCCATAGTGGGGGATTTGGATGCCCTGGAAGCCCAAAGGCGGGCCGATGAAAGCTTAGATCATGAAACTCCCATTGAAGAGTTATTTGAAGACCAGTTAGCCTGTGCAGATATGGTGTTGTTAACAAAAACCGATTTGTTGGCAATGGAAGACCAGCAAAGGTTGGAAAATTGGTTAGGCAGTCAGTTGCCAGCGGGGGTCAAGGTGGTGCCCTGCCATCAAGGAGAAATTAGCCCAGACATTCTCCTCGGCTTCAATGCAGCGGTGGAAGAAAACCTCGACAGTCGCCCCAGTCACCATGACCATGAAGAAGACCACGACCACGATGAGGATATCAATGCGGTGTATGTGGCCCTTAACCGGGAATTTGAGCCGGCGCAATTGGCTCAAGGTTTAACAAAATTAGTGGCAAGCAACGAAATTTATCGTATTAAGGGTTTTGTAGCGGTTCCTCAAAAAGCCATGCGTCTAGTATTCCAAGGAGTGGGGCAACGGTTTGATTATTTCTATGATCGTCTCTGGACTGGAGAAGAACTTCGACAGACCCGCTTGGTGGTCATTGGTCAAGGTTTAGATCCAGAACAAATCAAAACGGCGATCGCCAGCATCTAG